GGCATGAAATAAGAGTCTAATTCATAAGCGGTAGAAGTGCCTGAATAGTCGCCATTTTGTGATTGAGCAAACGTCTCTTTCACCTCTGGTATGTGAGGGAAAATATTATAAGATAAGACATCTATCATATCTGAGCTAAGGTTTGAATAAGCGTCTAAATCAATAACAATTTCATCGTTATTTTCATCTAAGTAAAGACGAAATGGCATACTAAGTGACACCTCATCACCGTAGATGTCTCCTGAGAGGTCATAATTTACCCCGATCTCAATAACTTTTTCTTTTTTGTCATAAATTACTGAACTGGTTCCTGACACTTCCTCCATTAAGTCAGTTAGCATCTTCGTTACTTTTTCCTCTTCATATGAATAGAAGACGTTTGAGTCAAAATCAAATTCATGATTCAGTGTAAATTCGCTTTCCACTTGCACGGATTCTTCTTCCATTAATGCGTTAAAGGCACTGAATAGTTTAGCCTCGGGAGAAGAGAGTGATGAATATAGTAAAAGACTGCCAATAACGGCTGTTAAAGCTATAACGCTCAAAAATATTTTTCCTTTCATGATAGCGTGATCCTCTCTCTTTTTATGTTTTCATTTCACTTAATGTCATATATTCATCTTATTTTCTTACATGAACCATCCTTATCTGCAAAAAAATAAAATAACAGCTTTAATTATGTCATAAAAAAGCTAGTTATTGAGATGTGATTTTTAATAGGTAAAAAGAGGTGAAAGGTGCGACTTTTTCAAATGAGGAGAAGTTTTTGGGGGTGGATTTATGTCGGTTAAAGTCGAAAATAAGACTTTATTCCTTTTATTTTAAAAAAATAATCACTTAATTAGTACAAAAAGGACAGAATGTGACAGAAAATAGCTTTATTTAAGGATATTGTCATGCTTTATAACCATATAATCACTTTTATTAGAATTATTAACCTTTAGTGGTAGAGGATTTCCCCTCCTATTTTGGATGTTGTTTGATTTTACCTGACATAAAGCAGCCCATCTCTTTATACAAGTATATCTGTTAAAAGGAAGTACCGGTTTTTTTGTAAGATAAATGAGAGGCTAACAAATAAGCCTGCTTCCACACAAGAATGTGAAAGCGGGCTTTACATGATTTATTACAGACAAGTGTCCGTAAAAATCCCGCATAAATAGAGAGGAGTGCCACTCTATTTATGCGGGAGCTAACGGCCGCTAATGTCTAATCAATTCAACTACCAATCAGTGGGGGAAGAATGCCCCCACACTAATTGAGGTTTCGTTTTATTGGACCTTTTCTTTAGAAGGTTGTTTGTCTGCTTCTAAATGTTTGCTTGCCACTTTTTGATAAATATAAGAAATGGCTAAAAGCATCACGCCAAAGGAAAAGTAGGCGATAATTTTGCTCCCTTCTGTCAAATAGGCAAAATCATAAAGGATTAATTTCCCAGTTGTCAGAAGTGTTAAGCCAAGCCCAATGCGGCGCATATAAATATATTTTTGCTTAAACCCGTACAAAATATAGCCGATGGCCACAGTTAAATAGACTAAACTAAAAATGAAGCCAACATCGTCAAGTTTTAACTGAACGGTTAAGAATCCTCCAAGGATAGCTAAAAAATAAATAGCGAGCGTTGTTGGATAGAGTTCAGCATTTTTGAGCTCTGAGCGCACATAAGCTAGAAGTAATGCGCGCCCTCCAGTAAACACTATCACATTAAATCCGATTAACACGATTAAAGCGATGTAATGACTTAATGTGTTGTCTCCGATAGATGTATTTAGAGCAGGGATTGAAAATGTGACCAAAATAGTCGTCGCGCTTCCTAAAAAGTAAAGCACCAAACATAGATATCCCACAATACGATCATAGAGTAACGGGATTTGTTGAAGCGTGTAAGCTAATGCCAAACATATAAATACAAATAGCAGCCATTTATAAAATTCAAAATGGGTGAAATAAGATGGCACCCATAGCTCATAACGATAAAAACATTCAAATAAAACATAAATAAAAATGTTAATTAGCGTAAAATATTTGTACCCATTGATAAAATCAGTGAATCCGTTAAACAAGTAAGTACGCTCTCGTTTCGTTTGATCATGTACATAATAAATCATGACGACGACGAGCCCAATAATAATTGCGAGATACTTAAAGTGAAAATAAGAATGGGTGAATCCTTCTAAACGTTGTATCACTTCGATACAAAAGGTGGTCAAGGTTAGGCTGAAAATACCCCACCCAGCTTTTTCAAGCAGGCGTTGTTTATGTTTGTTCGCATAAAGCATAATGACAATACTTTGTACTAACCAGCCGAGGGCGAGCCACATGACGCCAAATTGAAAAGGAACAAAAAGAACAGCAAATGTTAAAGACGTGCTGTAAAATAATATTTTTGTCTGAATTTCTTTAGGTATTTGCCTGGAGGCCCATCGACCTAGAACGTAATAAAACGCTGAGAAGCCAACAGCCAGTATACCAGTGTAACTGTCCCATTCAAGCCAATAAAATAAACCATACATCGCCAAACAACTAAAGGCAGTATTAGAACCTAATAATGATATCCCCTGCCACTTTAACGCTGTTTTATGTTTGAATGGATAACTGATAGTCATCGTTAAATAAAGTAAGAAAATGATAATGGCATAAAACATACTTACGATTTTACTTGGTGAGGTTAGAACCAAGATAAAATAGGGGACTAAATTTAACCAAAAGCTTATGCTATGTACCATCGGCCATTGTTTGTGAAATGACATCCACAAAATAGTCATGTTTAAGAAAAGAACGTAGCCCATCGCCATATAAACGTTGGTCTCTTCCAGCCCGACTAACGCGAAGAAAGAATAAAAGGGAAGATATCCGCCAATTAAACCGAACGTACAGATTGTTTTTGATTCATACCTTAGTGATATGGTTAACGTAATAGCGGTAACGGCGATTGCAAAAAGGAGAGCAGCAATTAAACTTATAATTTGTAATGAAAAATAGCTGAAAAAGATGGTGCCATATAAGACAGCTACGCCTCCTCCGATAATACCGAGAGCGAAGGTGTGCTTGTTTTTCCGAAAAAACCATTCACCACCTACGAGCATAAGGACACCTAGAACACTAAATAATCCGGCTTTAGCATAATCATTAAACCACGTGGCGTATGAATACCTAAAAGCAGCGGCCACCCCTAAAATAATAAGGAGAATGCCGAGTTTATTAATCCAATTTAATCCTATTTTTAATTCTATTTGGTTTTGTTTGATACGTTTTTGAATGACCTCTTCTGTTAGTTCCTCGCTTGCAAGGGTCTCATAGCTAGATGCGGTGTTCGTGCGCAGTCCTTGTTTTTCATTAGCCAGCTTCTCTTTTTCTTCTTTAATAACTATGGAAATTTCATCGGATAGGTCATTTATTTTCTTCATAACAGACTGCTTCTCTTCTAAAAGAGAATGTTGCGCTTTTTCTTTTAGTTTGGCAACCTCATTTGCGGCCTGCCTTTCTAATTCTTGAAG
The genomic region above belongs to Bacillus sp. A301a_S52 and contains:
- a CDS encoding DUF2339 domain-containing protein, with product MLDEKLNILKVSKEKIYTYFENSTRPEQNHLQELERQAANEVAKLKEKAQHSLLEEKQSVMKKINDLSDEISIVIKEEKEKLANEKQGLRTNTASSYETLASEELTEEVIQKRIKQNQIELKIGLNWINKLGILLIILGVAAAFRYSYATWFNDYAKAGLFSVLGVLMLVGGEWFFRKNKHTFALGIIGGGVAVLYGTIFFSYFSLQIISLIAALLFAIAVTAITLTISLRYESKTICTFGLIGGYLPFYSFFALVGLEETNVYMAMGYVLFLNMTILWMSFHKQWPMVHSISFWLNLVPYFILVLTSPSKIVSMFYAIIIFLLYLTMTISYPFKHKTALKWQGISLLGSNTAFSCLAMYGLFYWLEWDSYTGILAVGFSAFYYVLGRWASRQIPKEIQTKILFYSTSLTFAVLFVPFQFGVMWLALGWLVQSIVIMLYANKHKQRLLEKAGWGIFSLTLTTFCIEVIQRLEGFTHSYFHFKYLAIIIGLVVVMIYYVHDQTKRERTYLFNGFTDFINGYKYFTLINIFIYVLFECFYRYELWVPSYFTHFEFYKWLLFVFICLALAYTLQQIPLLYDRIVGYLCLVLYFLGSATTILVTFSIPALNTSIGDNTLSHYIALIVLIGFNVIVFTGGRALLLAYVRSELKNAELYPTTLAIYFLAILGGFLTVQLKLDDVGFIFSLVYLTVAIGYILYGFKQKYIYMRRIGLGLTLLTTGKLILYDFAYLTEGSKIIAYFSFGVMLLAISYIYQKVASKHLEADKQPSKEKVQ